Proteins encoded by one window of Cervus canadensis isolate Bull #8, Minnesota chromosome 18, ASM1932006v1, whole genome shotgun sequence:
- the C18H16orf46 gene encoding uncharacterized protein C16orf46 homolog → MDFSHKNETELENSENYEIQSTEETELIYTCPDERSEKNHVCCLLSVSDVTLEQDKKAKEFVIGTGWEEAVRGWGQISPTACIWPRKKLKKARVGESASSCLLCVNLSHGSLEARLQSEAGKLESGASAPAPAAEAGLEKDGGSLSQTPGTPPGPTMASREVNKICFPTYSQGEKKSLQIKEFIWCLEDWATPETVRGKDPRRPWRGTDRILAASGSLTSKALLVLPPLKSSPANGLDVLSKKTKNFFLQPEEKGLSVEKDEYVTYASGVKAVDGAGEKQPTELARHHKVKETQPFLRVAARTPLLAEPEPCCLHWSLLPEKNLVCPPCYLATFQLLQKQGARNYKARLKAREPRPPTKTPKRVLTETKQENRPQMLETKVFSRPLLPSLTVSRVVIPISTHRLL, encoded by the exons ATGGATTTCAGTCACAAAAATGAGACTGAATTAGAAAATAGTGAAAATTATGAAATTCAAAGCACAGAAGAAACTGAATTAATCTATACTTGTCCAGatgaaagaagtgaaaagaatCATGTTTGTTGTCTTCTCAGTGTCAGTGACGTTACACTTGAACAGGATAAAAAAGCCAAAGAGTTTGTCATTGGAACTGGATGGGAAGAAGCG GTCCGAGGCTGGGGACAGATTTCTCCAACTGCCTGCATCTGGCCCAGGAAGAAGCttaagaaggcgagggtgggagaAAGTGCCAGCAGCTGCTTACTCTGTGTCAATCTCTCCCATGGGAGCCTGGAGGCCAGGCTTCAGTCGGAGGCAGGGAAGTTGGAGTCTGGGGCTTCAGCTCCAGCTCCGGCGGCCGAGGCAGGCCTGGAGAAGGATGGAGGCAGCCTCTCCCAGACCCCGGGAACCCCCCCAGGCCCCACTATGGCCTCTAGGGAAGTTAATAAGATCTGCTTTCCCACCTACagtcagggagagaagaaaagtctgcaaataaaagaattcatttggtgCCTGGAAGACTGGGCCACCCCGGAGACTGTTAGGGGCAAGGACCCCAGAAGGCCCTGGAGAGGCACTGACAGAATTCTCGCCGcctcaggctccctgacttccaAAGCCCTTTTAGTCCTCCCTCCCTTAAAGTCTTCGCCTGCAAATGGCTTGGATGTTCTGAGTAAGAAGACTAAGAACTTTTTCTTGCAGCCAGAAGAGAAGGGGCTAAGTGTGGAAAAGGATGAGTATGTGACTTATGCCTCTGGAGTGAAAGCAGTTGACGGGGCAGGCGAAAAGCAGCCCACTGAGCTGGCCAGGCACCACAAAGTCAAGGAAACGCAGCCTTTCCTCCGCGTGGCGGCCCGGACGCCCCTGCTGGCTGAGCCTGAGCCCTGCTGCCTGCACTGGTCCCTCCTGCCTGAGAAAAACCTGGTGTGCCCTCCCTGCTATCTTGCCACCTTCCAGCTTTTGCAGAAACAAGGAGCGAGGAACTACAAAGCCAGACTCAAAGCCAGGGAGCCCAGACCTCCCACGAAAACCCCAAAGCGCGTCCTCACAGAGACCAAGCAGGAAAACAGGCCCCAAATGTTGGAGACCAAAGTGTTCTCAAGACCTCTCTTGCCGTCCCTCACAGTGAGCAGAGTTGTTATTCCCATTTCCACTCACAGACTCCTTTGA